The region GTTATCCTCCATGAGCAGCTCGTGCTGTTCCAGCTCCCTGACGATGATTTTGGCTTGCTGCTCGGCGGAGCCCGTGTTGCCGTCCACCACATCCTCAAGCAGGGCATTGTGCTCCGAGTGAGCTCGACGCAATGTGTCTGGTGGATTGAGTGTGGGATAAGACTATATAAGAATaagaaatttagttttatttaagatttaagaaattttattttatatgtacaataaatgaatttttatctttatctttatcttttatctgtaaaatatttagttgaatgagaaaaaaacatattgttTTGCAAAAATGTACTTGATACTTCTTTTTGATTTATcccaaaaaacatttacagccaaaaatacatcaaaacagtatttttaatCTTCAGTAGGGTATAACTTACTATAAGGCAGTTGTCTTGACGGCATGAAAGACACGGCCTGCCTGGCCACACTGTTCCTCATTGTGAACGCTCTCCGCACTCCCGTCGGCCGGTGGTGCAGCTCCTGGCTGTCTTCCTCCATTGTCTAGCTTTATTGTCTGTGTTTACATAGTTGAGATAGGTAATTATCAAAACTTTGCCTTACCACAACAAGTGTTCAAGAGTTCTATCAAATTTATATCAAATATAGTCAAATATggtgtttataaaaatagacaCTAAGATATTCCTCTAAATTCCTCAACAGGCAACAGATAatatatgttaaaaaaatagttacgTACCTACTGTGTATAAACTGTCATAGACCACATCTAGTGTTTGTTGCCAACAAGAACCTACTGCATCTGAAAATACAAATCAGttctacatattattataatattaaaacaatgTAACTAAACTCTAATACTTATTGAGTTTAGTCATCAATTTACAAGATAAGATAGGGGTAAAATGATTCTCTATCTAAATACTGCAAAACAAGgagataggtacataagagGTAAAAACCCAACTTTACATTAGATTTCATgataactaaattattatgatttaaattcacttaatagtaattaatatatgacattaatttaaaattaaaatggagTTAAAATGCGATGCCAGTATCTATTAATTTCCCTTTTATGGTTTTAAATGTAGTAAATTGATTGAGAATCTTTAGATGCAAAGTTACAGTATATAGCTTAGACATCcgaaaacataatataattcgCCAGAAAACATTTTCCCCTGAATTTCCGGGGCAAAATCTTTTGTGGCGAGCGTGGTGAAGGTAAATGGTTTTATCATGAAGCTGTACTTTTGTCTTACTACTTTCTTTCtgttcaaattatttaaaaataaaaaccataatttatctacctaagtacaaaaactaataaaccttaataaacttacaaaaaattaatttatatttacctatGTTTATTTTCGTAACTTTAGCAAAACAAACTTTGACATTTGAATCAATATGATCTGTGAAAGTATAATCTGTGTTCTTTCTGTCTGCCACAGTCTGTGCACGCCACAGACTAGCTAGAGCTACTGAGCtagacattttttttttttggttggtGGACAGCGTTGCCAGAATGTtacaaaagtaacattttACGTTACTTTTGACCCTCTTATGTTACCTTCATGTTACACGACTCCATATGTTAAATTTGTGTTACTTTTTAGATTTACCAggatttttttgtgtttgttaCGTTTTCTTGTACTTGACTAACGGTGTGAAAATCTTTCAACTTCGTCTTGCCGCATATTCACTCACTCGCGTGAGTCGAGTGTATTTCGCAATCTTCCATCCCGGTTTCTTGGCGTGCGAACAAGTGAGTCGAGTGAGGTTCACTCTAAGTTCTGTCTGACTCTGACTAGCAGCGAATCGATAAGTCGGTACTTTTTTCGAAGTACCTATGTgtcgttatttttttttgtaatttgcgTTGACTACGTTTTTATGGAATcagtaatttaataacaagTCGTGTTTGCAAGTGTATTTTTTCCTCAGTGcaactgaaataaattttgaCTGACATTGACTGTAagttttttgatttttttaaattttacctgTGCTTCTTTCGGCCATTGAGGAACGGTGGTCATTATCTAAGGAGGcctttgtccagcagtgggaaacgatggaggctacataaaaaaaataccgaaTAGGacaggaaaaatattttacttttttataataaactgccataataagtattatgtcggtatccatatttaaaaaggtCATGTTACTTTTCTCGGGAAAATGTTACTTTTTGGTCTGATTCGTGTTATATTTGACTATCTGCTACTGGCAACACTGTTGGtggatgaaatttggttttgttgtatgtattgtaggtataattttattttcttgtgatttgtgtggtAATTTGTTATGTTTTGAGAATCAAAATCCACTCGGGTAATTATAAGATATTCCGTTTATAAAGGAAAGTATTCTACGAGTTATACAACTAGGTAATCTCGGCGATTATGGCTTTCTTTTCAGGCGACCTAAAACaagtgttatttatttcaagtgTTTACCACTCAGTTTAACACAGTGTTTTTGTTTCAGTTTATAAATGGTGAATCATCAGTGTCATGGCTTCTCCTCAAAATGTTTCTATTGATCAAATCAGGCTGATCTTGTCAGAAGTTATAAATGCCCTCGAATCACCAGATTATGCATCCAAGCTCGATGAGGCTAAGGAAGCAGCTGGCAATGAGATGTTGAAGATGATGCTGATCGTCTTCCCCATGGTCATACAGATTGAGATGGAAATTATTAAACGTCACGGATTCAATAACTCTAGAGAAGGTACATTTTTTTGTAGAGTGTTACACGTTGTACCTACCTGTCATACTAGAATGAAACCTTTGCTTGTGTTGGACTGTTATCCTGTAACGTCTGTGTTTCtcttaaaactaaacataaaatataggaACCTTACATTAAAATAGTGCTGTTACTACCTTGAAATATTATCTTTTTCAGGAATAGTTCAGTTTACCCAGCTGGTGCGTGAGACAGAGAGTCTCGACTCAGAAGTGGCC is a window of Plutella xylostella chromosome 17, ilPluXylo3.1, whole genome shotgun sequence DNA encoding:
- the LOC125488436 gene encoding protein C10 — encoded protein: MASPQNVSIDQIRLILSEVINALESPDYASKLDEAKEAAGNEMLKMMLIVFPMVIQIEMEIIKRHGFNNSREGIVQFTQLVRETESLDSEVARLHSQIRSHYLPPVSISSTVDTSL